Proteins from a genomic interval of Acidobacteriota bacterium:
- a CDS encoding TonB-dependent receptor, with protein MTDTTGRALPAVLVEVDLDDTVLVERTDASGRYVIDAVPSGSHTLRYSLPNFVTLLRRDVHVRAGGTTTEDATLYVAATATVVVSGRSTFRNLSTVSEQDELIGVADAASTGVITPVELNERARRRPAEALESVPGMVVSQHSGEGKANQYYLRGFNIDHGTDLSLSVAGMPVNLPTHGHGQGYADMNFLIPELVSGIQYRKGTHAADSGDFSAAGMIRVSYLNVLEGPLFRVEGGAYGFGRVLAAASPRVGQGHFLVAAEAMGNDGPWDRPDVMRRVNGVVRYSQGTAASGFSATGLFYRAEWNSTDQIPERAVADGILGRFGNLDGSNGGETYRAGGVVEWQRTTAAGTSRAEAYGFGYGLDLFSNFTYFLDDPDNGDQFEQRDDRFVFGGRASHAWSANLFGRRGLVTVGGEMRRDDIGTVGLYRTAARTRLDTVREDSVGQTSGAAYAELQTQWSDVVRTTIGLRGDLYRWAVDAGDPVNGGTVTDGIVNPKVAATFGPWRRTEVYVAAGGGFHSNDGRGATIRRDPSTGDAVDPVDPLVRARGTEVGVRTLALPGLHTTVAVWGLWLDSELLFIGDAGTTEASRPSRRYGIEWDADYRATPWLTFDASVALSNARFTDDEPEGDRIPGAIEGVVGAGVRVTPVGPLSGSLRWRHFGPRPLVEDNSVRSRASNLVNAEFGYQVSRVWRLKVDLLNLTDSKSSDIDYFYTSRLPGEPLDGVDGIHFHPVEPRTWRVALVATF; from the coding sequence GTGACCGACACGACGGGGCGGGCGCTGCCGGCCGTGCTCGTGGAGGTCGACCTCGACGACACCGTTCTCGTCGAACGCACCGACGCCAGTGGGCGGTACGTCATCGACGCCGTGCCCAGCGGCTCCCACACGCTGCGCTACTCGCTTCCGAATTTCGTCACCTTGCTGCGCCGGGATGTCCACGTGCGCGCTGGGGGGACGACCACGGAAGACGCGACGCTCTACGTGGCCGCCACCGCCACGGTCGTCGTCAGCGGCCGCAGCACGTTCCGCAACCTGTCGACCGTGTCGGAGCAGGACGAGCTCATCGGCGTGGCAGACGCCGCCAGCACCGGCGTCATCACACCGGTCGAGCTCAACGAGCGTGCCCGGCGGAGGCCTGCCGAAGCACTCGAGAGCGTACCGGGCATGGTGGTGAGCCAGCACAGCGGCGAGGGCAAGGCCAACCAGTATTACCTGCGAGGCTTCAACATCGATCACGGCACCGACCTGTCGCTGTCGGTCGCCGGCATGCCGGTGAACCTGCCGACCCACGGTCACGGCCAGGGGTACGCCGACATGAACTTCCTGATTCCCGAGCTCGTGAGCGGCATCCAGTATCGCAAGGGTACGCACGCGGCCGACTCGGGCGACTTCTCCGCTGCGGGCATGATTCGCGTGAGCTACCTCAACGTGCTCGAGGGACCCCTCTTTCGCGTGGAAGGCGGCGCCTATGGGTTTGGTCGCGTGCTCGCGGCGGCCTCGCCGAGAGTCGGCCAGGGACACTTCCTCGTGGCCGCCGAGGCGATGGGCAACGACGGTCCCTGGGACCGTCCGGACGTGATGCGCCGCGTGAACGGCGTCGTGCGCTACAGCCAGGGGACCGCGGCGTCCGGGTTCTCCGCCACGGGGCTCTTCTATCGTGCCGAGTGGAACTCCACCGACCAGATCCCCGAGCGTGCCGTCGCTGACGGCATCCTTGGCCGCTTTGGCAACCTCGACGGCTCCAACGGCGGCGAGACCTACCGGGCCGGCGGCGTGGTCGAGTGGCAGCGGACGACCGCCGCGGGCACCTCGCGGGCCGAGGCCTACGGGTTCGGCTATGGCCTCGACCTCTTCTCGAACTTCACCTACTTCCTCGATGACCCGGACAACGGCGACCAGTTCGAACAGCGGGACGACCGTTTCGTCTTCGGCGGCCGCGCGAGCCACGCCTGGTCGGCGAACCTCTTCGGGCGGCGTGGGCTCGTCACGGTCGGCGGCGAGATGCGGCGCGACGACATCGGCACCGTCGGCCTCTACCGGACGGCGGCCCGCACCCGTCTCGACACAGTGCGCGAGGACTCGGTGGGGCAGACGAGCGGCGCAGCGTACGCCGAACTGCAGACGCAGTGGTCCGATGTCGTGCGGACCACGATCGGGCTGCGCGGAGACCTCTATCGGTGGGCCGTCGACGCCGGCGATCCGGTCAACGGCGGGACGGTGACCGACGGCATCGTGAACCCGAAGGTCGCGGCGACGTTCGGGCCGTGGCGGCGCACGGAGGTGTACGTCGCGGCGGGCGGAGGGTTCCACAGCAACGACGGGCGCGGTGCGACGATTCGGCGCGACCCCTCGACGGGCGATGCCGTCGACCCGGTCGATCCGCTCGTCCGCGCCCGCGGCACGGAGGTGGGCGTTCGCACGCTGGCCCTGCCGGGCCTGCACACTACCGTGGCCGTGTGGGGGCTCTGGCTCGACTCGGAACTGCTCTTCATCGGCGATGCCGGAACGACCGAGGCCAGCCGACCGAGCCGGCGGTACGGCATCGAGTGGGACGCCGACTACCGCGCCACACCCTGGCTCACCTTCGACGCCAGTGTCGCTCTCTCCAACGCCCGCTTCACGGACGATGAACCGGAGGGCGACCGCATTCCTGGCGCCATCGAAGGCGTCGTCGGCGCCGGCGTGCGCGTCACGCCGGTCGGCCCCTTGAGCGGCAGCCTGCGGTGGCGCCATTTCGGTCCGCGCCCGCTCGTCGAAGACAACAGCGTGCGCAGCCGGGCGTCGAACCTGGTGAATGCCGAGTTCGGCTACCAGGTGAGCCGCGTGTGGCGGCTCAAGGTCGACCTCCTCAACCTGACCGACTCGAAGAGTTCGGACATCGACTACTTCTACACGTCGCGCCTTCCAGGCGAGCCGCTCGACGGCGTGGACGGCATTCACTTCCACCCGGTCGAGCCCCGAACGTGGCGCGTGGCGCTCGTGGCGACGTTCTGA
- a CDS encoding TetR/AcrR family transcriptional regulator → MTIARPSTTRERILEAALDLFNRKGSVDVTTHDVAAACGISPGNLYYHFRNKEDIVRALFEESLATHRRRETTGREPGAGRTLEDDLPFLKEFNWRYRFFKRELPTLLQRDRALRQAFLAFQQEHLDRLEAGIRDAVACGDLRALDAPGRRALAELSWMVILFWPSFVELGGRLTRSDVDRGIDLVQWLFASQAARPPAARARARGRAS, encoded by the coding sequence GTGACCATCGCGCGCCCCTCCACCACCCGCGAGCGCATCCTCGAGGCAGCCCTCGACCTGTTCAATCGCAAGGGGTCGGTCGACGTCACCACACACGACGTCGCGGCAGCCTGCGGCATCAGCCCGGGCAACCTCTACTACCACTTCCGCAACAAGGAAGACATCGTCCGCGCGCTGTTCGAAGAATCGCTCGCGACGCATCGCCGGCGCGAGACGACCGGACGCGAACCCGGTGCCGGCCGCACCCTCGAGGACGACCTCCCGTTCCTCAAGGAGTTCAACTGGCGCTACCGCTTCTTCAAGCGTGAGCTGCCCACGCTGCTGCAACGCGATCGCGCGCTGCGCCAGGCGTTCCTCGCGTTTCAGCAGGAACACCTCGATCGGCTGGAAGCAGGTATTCGCGATGCCGTCGCGTGCGGCGACCTGCGCGCCCTGGATGCTCCGGGGCGACGCGCGCTCGCCGAGCTGTCGTGGATGGTGATTCTCTTCTGGCCGTCGTTCGTCGAGCTCGGCGGCAGGCTCACTCGGAGCGACGTGGACCGCGGCATCGACCTCGTGCAGTGGCTGTTCGCCAGCCAGGCCGCTCGACCGCCAGCGGCGCGGGCAAGGGCCAGGGGCAGAGCCTCGTGA
- a CDS encoding glycosyltransferase, whose translation MRIGIQTWGSEGDIRPTVALASGLAGRGHTVTLVVTGPPRPEHHALAERAGFALRATTVPGLETQDDLDRLLAAWIALGHPVRQARMILAAAVDPAIDGMTAAARELSATNDIVIGHFFVHPLPAAAERAGVPWVALHVAHTGLPSRDLCPPGMPSLGPLGRRVGWALTRVVVNRLFRDRVNRSRAAEGLAPIRDVMTEAWASPVLTLLAVSPVVCSRPADWPPSHHVCGVLDLPAGEADSVLPEPLQQFLDAGDPPVYFTFGSLLPQGRNEARAVADVWHEATRRAGCRAVLQLPLWADAGPDASGRTLVLHRAPHAAAFPRCAAVVHHGGAGTVHTTLAAGVPSVVVPHVADQFFWAAEMRRLGVAGPSVPRTRLSATALGRAIADTLSTPALAARARELAPVLRRERGVERACDLVETVLSGVSSRTQEVIS comes from the coding sequence GTGAGGATCGGCATTCAGACGTGGGGCTCGGAGGGGGACATTCGACCGACCGTGGCGCTCGCCTCGGGGCTGGCCGGCCGCGGTCACACGGTGACGCTGGTGGTCACGGGTCCGCCACGCCCCGAGCACCACGCCCTCGCCGAGCGGGCCGGCTTCGCCCTGCGGGCGACCACCGTTCCCGGACTCGAAACGCAGGACGACCTCGATCGGCTGCTGGCAGCGTGGATCGCGCTCGGACACCCGGTGCGCCAGGCCCGGATGATCCTGGCGGCCGCCGTGGACCCGGCCATCGACGGCATGACGGCCGCCGCACGCGAGTTGTCCGCGACGAACGACATCGTGATCGGCCACTTCTTCGTTCATCCGCTGCCGGCCGCGGCCGAGCGCGCCGGGGTGCCCTGGGTGGCGCTGCACGTCGCGCACACGGGCCTGCCGTCGCGCGACCTGTGCCCACCCGGAATGCCCTCGCTCGGGCCGCTGGGCCGTCGCGTCGGGTGGGCCCTCACACGCGTCGTCGTCAACCGACTGTTCCGGGACCGCGTGAACCGGTCGCGAGCGGCCGAAGGGCTCGCGCCGATCCGCGACGTGATGACCGAGGCGTGGGCCTCGCCCGTGCTCACGCTGCTGGCCGTCAGCCCGGTCGTGTGCTCGCGTCCGGCCGACTGGCCACCGAGCCACCACGTGTGCGGCGTCCTCGACCTGCCGGCGGGCGAAGCCGACTCGGTCCTGCCGGAGCCGCTCCAGCAGTTCCTCGACGCGGGCGATCCGCCGGTCTACTTCACCTTCGGCAGCCTGCTGCCGCAGGGTCGCAACGAGGCCCGCGCCGTCGCCGACGTCTGGCACGAGGCAACGCGCCGCGCCGGCTGCCGCGCGGTGCTGCAGCTGCCGCTGTGGGCCGACGCCGGCCCCGATGCCTCTGGACGCACGCTGGTGCTGCATCGCGCGCCGCACGCGGCCGCGTTTCCGCGCTGCGCCGCAGTGGTCCACCACGGCGGCGCGGGCACCGTACACACGACGCTCGCCGCCGGCGTGCCCTCGGTCGTCGTGCCGCACGTCGCCGATCAGTTCTTCTGGGCCGCCGAGATGCGGCGCCTGGGCGTCGCAGGCCCTTCCGTTCCGCGCACGCGACTGTCGGCGACGGCGCTCGGCCGCGCGATCGCCGATACGTTGTCCACACCGGCCCTCGCCGCCCGCGCGCGCGAACTCGCTCCCGTCCTTCGACGTGAACGGGGCGTGGAGCGCGCGTGCGATCTCGTCGAGACCGTCCTCTCCGGCGTCTCCTCTCGCACACAGGAGGTCATCTCATGA
- a CDS encoding cupin domain-containing protein, translated as MNTAPTTPTIVKPADGASFDFGGLGVHWKIDGPQTRGQFSVVHHPLAPRALAAPLHYHHREDEYSFVLTGSLGALLGDDVVVAGPGTWVFKPRHQWHTFWNAGDTPCEIIELIAPPGFENFFREVAAAWGDMNAFAAINEKYALDMRFDSVPGLCERFGLTFPSL; from the coding sequence ATGAACACCGCCCCCACCACTCCCACGATCGTGAAGCCTGCCGATGGCGCGTCGTTCGACTTCGGCGGCCTCGGCGTCCACTGGAAGATCGACGGCCCGCAGACGCGCGGGCAGTTCTCGGTCGTCCACCATCCGCTCGCCCCGCGCGCGCTGGCGGCGCCGCTGCACTACCACCACCGCGAGGACGAGTACTCGTTCGTGCTGACCGGCTCGCTCGGCGCGCTGCTCGGAGACGATGTGGTGGTCGCCGGCCCGGGCACGTGGGTGTTCAAGCCGCGACACCAGTGGCACACGTTCTGGAACGCGGGCGACACCCCGTGCGAGATCATCGAGCTGATTGCGCCGCCCGGCTTCGAGAACTTCTTCCGTGAGGTGGCGGCGGCGTGGGGCGACATGAACGCCTTTGCGGCCATCAACGAGAAGTACGCGCTCGACATGCGCTTCGACAGCGTGCCCGGCCTCTGCGAGCGCTTCGGACTCACGTTCCCGAGCCTCTGA
- a CDS encoding pyridoxal-phosphate dependent enzyme — MTAPTLDAIRDNRARLADFIVTTPVRRVEDEAFGRAVGPATEVWLKEELFQRTGSFKPRGALSVMLDLDADSLGRGVTGVSAGNHAISLGYCARRLGTTAKVVMPRSANAFRVQVCRELGVAIEFVDTVHRAFARVDEIVATEGRTFVHPFEGPRTVLGTASVGLEFIEQVRAEGAELDAVIVAAGGGGLTAGVACAVKQLSPSTRVYAVEPEGADTLYRSVIAGSPQSIDAVRTIADSLGSPRCEPYTFAINRQFVDEVVLVDDEQIREAMRLTFRSAKLVVEPAGAAALAALMYPLRARLDGLRVGLVVCGANVDPATYAGQLLGTA, encoded by the coding sequence ATGACCGCTCCGACGCTCGACGCGATCCGAGACAACCGCGCACGCCTCGCCGACTTCATCGTCACGACTCCAGTCCGTCGGGTGGAGGACGAGGCGTTCGGCCGGGCCGTCGGCCCGGCGACTGAGGTGTGGCTGAAGGAAGAGCTGTTCCAGAGGACCGGCAGCTTCAAGCCGCGCGGCGCGCTCTCCGTGATGCTCGATCTCGACGCCGACTCGCTCGGGCGCGGCGTCACCGGCGTTTCGGCCGGCAACCACGCCATCTCGCTCGGCTACTGTGCGCGTCGCCTTGGCACCACCGCGAAGGTGGTCATGCCTCGATCGGCCAACGCCTTTCGGGTGCAGGTGTGCCGCGAGCTTGGAGTGGCGATCGAGTTCGTCGACACCGTCCACCGGGCCTTCGCGCGAGTCGACGAGATCGTCGCCACCGAGGGGCGCACGTTCGTGCATCCCTTCGAGGGACCGCGCACCGTGCTCGGGACCGCCTCGGTGGGCCTCGAGTTCATCGAGCAGGTTCGGGCCGAGGGCGCGGAGCTCGACGCTGTGATCGTGGCTGCCGGCGGCGGCGGGCTGACGGCGGGCGTGGCCTGCGCCGTCAAGCAGCTCAGCCCGTCGACCCGCGTGTACGCCGTGGAGCCCGAGGGCGCCGACACCCTCTACCGAAGCGTCATCGCCGGCTCGCCGCAGTCGATCGATGCCGTGCGGACCATCGCCGATTCGCTCGGCTCGCCGCGGTGCGAACCGTATACCTTCGCGATCAACCGGCAGTTCGTCGACGAAGTCGTGCTCGTCGACGACGAGCAGATCCGCGAAGCGATGCGGCTCACGTTCCGATCGGCGAAGCTCGTCGTGGAGCCGGCCGGGGCGGCGGCGCTGGCCGCCCTCATGTACCCGCTGCGGGCCCGGCTGGATGGTCTGCGCGTCGGGTTGGTCGTCTGCGGCGCCAACGTGGACCCGGCCACCTACGCCGGTCAACTGCTGGGCACGGCCTGA
- a CDS encoding SurA N-terminal domain-containing protein, producing MRIAGTSRLAPVAALALLAAVVACRPTPDAQPVSPDTWAVVDGRPITREDVEKTYRRTTSASPSDSETETLHAKLVLLDELILRDILLARASALQIELPDAELDAAYLEARKDVSDEQFSQQLARRNLTAADMREALRRDLLTQKLLEREVASKVTVSDAEVAGFFEQNRESFNLREDAWHLAQIVVTPVREAQVTNRSGNDAATPQEAAQKIKMLMERLEAGRSFRELAVDFSEDAESAPRGGDLGLVPVSALRQAPAPLRDAVMGAEPGTVRAVTIGGVHTLVLVVAREAAGQRDLSTPEVRERITDMLRGEREQLLRAAYFSALRSDAKVDNHLARRVVEAQGRMPGDAAPGSTSAK from the coding sequence ATGCGTATCGCCGGAACCTCCCGTCTCGCGCCCGTTGCCGCACTCGCCCTCCTCGCGGCTGTCGTGGCGTGTCGCCCGACGCCGGACGCCCAGCCCGTCTCGCCCGATACGTGGGCCGTGGTCGATGGCCGGCCCATCACGCGCGAAGACGTCGAGAAGACGTACCGCCGAACGACGTCGGCTTCTCCGTCCGATTCCGAGACAGAGACGCTGCACGCCAAGCTGGTGCTGCTCGACGAGCTCATCCTCCGCGACATCCTGCTCGCCCGCGCCAGCGCCCTGCAGATCGAGCTGCCCGACGCCGAGCTCGACGCCGCCTACCTCGAGGCGAGAAAGGACGTGTCCGACGAGCAGTTCTCGCAGCAACTGGCGCGGCGGAACCTCACGGCCGCAGACATGCGCGAGGCCCTGCGCCGCGACCTCCTCACGCAGAAGCTGCTCGAGCGAGAGGTCGCCTCGAAGGTCACCGTCAGCGACGCGGAGGTTGCCGGGTTCTTCGAGCAGAACCGGGAGTCGTTCAACCTTCGCGAGGACGCCTGGCACCTCGCGCAGATCGTGGTCACGCCGGTACGTGAGGCCCAGGTGACCAACCGCAGCGGCAATGACGCGGCCACGCCGCAGGAAGCGGCGCAGAAGATCAAGATGCTGATGGAGCGCCTCGAGGCTGGCCGCTCGTTCCGCGAGCTGGCTGTGGACTTCTCCGAGGACGCCGAGTCGGCGCCGCGTGGTGGCGACCTCGGGCTCGTTCCGGTCTCCGCGTTGAGGCAGGCGCCGGCACCACTTCGAGACGCGGTGATGGGCGCGGAGCCCGGCACCGTGCGCGCGGTCACCATCGGGGGCGTCCACACACTCGTCCTGGTGGTGGCGCGCGAAGCCGCCGGGCAGCGCGACCTGAGCACGCCCGAGGTGCGGGAGCGCATCACCGACATGCTGCGCGGCGAGCGCGAGCAGTTGCTGCGTGCGGCCTACTTCTCGGCGCTCCGCTCCGACGCGAAGGTCGACAATCACCTCGCCCGCCGCGTGGTCGAGGCACAGGGCCGGATGCCGGGCGATGCCGCGCCGGGCTCCACCTCGGCGAAGTAG
- a CDS encoding beta-lactamase family protein, with protein sequence MSKRWNRTETWLALVVLPLGLIPAAILGLWAYMSATATSLHPKPEEAPSAAHSAPSAAWTDAVEQGRHVVRQGLTKQNLPGLSVAVGVGGDIVWAEGFGWADLESRAPVTPDTTFRIGTASAALTSAAVGLLLEDGRLKLDEVIQAYVPEFPQKQWPVTLRQLMGHLAGISNDGGDEGPLLSASCERPTEALRHFASRPLLFEPGTAYRYSSYGWILVSAAVEAVAGEPFPAFMRKQVFEPLGMRDTEADSATETIANRATPYFPRFAADPRYGLHPMRPIDYSCYSGSSVFLSTPSDLVRFGMAIGSGRLLQPSTARLLQAPQRLASGQETGYGLGWELETATLAGERTRWTGHSGTSLGGMVASLIMFAEHGIVVSVVSNISYADTEGVGLKIAQAFADQAGSRAGR encoded by the coding sequence GTGTCGAAGAGGTGGAACCGTACGGAGACCTGGCTGGCACTGGTGGTCCTGCCGCTCGGGCTGATTCCTGCAGCGATCCTGGGGCTCTGGGCCTACATGAGCGCGACGGCGACGTCCCTGCACCCGAAGCCGGAGGAGGCACCCTCCGCGGCACACTCGGCTCCGTCGGCGGCGTGGACCGACGCGGTGGAGCAGGGGCGACACGTCGTCCGCCAGGGCCTCACGAAGCAGAACCTGCCAGGACTGTCGGTGGCGGTCGGGGTCGGCGGCGACATCGTCTGGGCCGAGGGTTTTGGCTGGGCCGATCTCGAGAGCCGGGCGCCCGTCACGCCCGACACGACCTTCAGGATCGGCACCGCCTCCGCGGCGCTCACGTCGGCGGCCGTCGGTCTCCTGCTGGAGGACGGCCGGCTGAAGCTCGACGAGGTGATCCAGGCGTACGTGCCCGAGTTCCCGCAGAAACAGTGGCCTGTGACCTTGCGCCAGTTGATGGGACATCTGGCGGGGATCAGCAACGACGGCGGCGACGAAGGACCGCTGCTTTCGGCGAGCTGCGAGCGGCCGACCGAGGCGCTTCGTCACTTTGCCAGCCGTCCGCTGCTGTTCGAGCCGGGAACCGCATACCGCTACTCGAGCTACGGCTGGATCCTGGTGAGCGCCGCCGTCGAGGCCGTTGCCGGCGAGCCCTTCCCCGCGTTCATGCGGAAGCAGGTCTTCGAGCCGCTGGGCATGCGCGACACGGAGGCCGACTCGGCGACGGAGACGATCGCGAACCGGGCGACACCGTACTTTCCGAGGTTCGCGGCGGATCCCCGCTACGGCCTCCACCCGATGCGCCCGATTGACTACTCGTGCTACTCGGGGTCGAGCGTGTTCCTGTCCACCCCGTCCGATCTCGTGCGGTTCGGGATGGCGATCGGCAGCGGTCGGCTGCTGCAGCCGAGCACGGCCCGGCTGCTCCAGGCGCCACAGCGGCTGGCCTCGGGTCAGGAGACGGGGTACGGTCTCGGTTGGGAGCTCGAAACGGCAACGCTGGCCGGAGAACGCACCCGCTGGACCGGCCACTCCGGCACCTCGCTCGGCGGGATGGTGGCCTCGCTGATCATGTTTGCCGAACACGGGATCGTCGTGTCCGTCGTGTCGAACATCTCCTACGCCGATACGGAGGGTGTCGGGTTGAAGATCGCGCAGGCGTTCGCCGACCAGGCTGGAAGTCGAGCGGGCAGGTGA
- a CDS encoding DUF2191 domain-containing protein yields MRTTLTIDDDVAVKLRAAAKDRPFKAVVNDALRAGLAALEKRTPPRRPYRTRGFDLGPSLVGSLDNVEEVLARAEGERHA; encoded by the coding sequence ATGAGGACGACCCTGACGATCGACGACGACGTGGCGGTGAAGCTGAGGGCAGCGGCGAAGGACCGACCGTTCAAGGCCGTCGTGAACGACGCGCTGCGCGCGGGGTTGGCAGCGTTGGAGAAGCGTACCCCGCCCCGCAGGCCCTACCGCACGCGGGGGTTCGACCTCGGCCCCAGCCTCGTCGGCAGCCTCGACAACGTGGAAGAGGTCCTGGCGCGGGCCGAAGGTGAGCGGCACGCATGA
- a CDS encoding VapC toxin family PIN domain ribonuclease codes for MRLVDANLLLYAANHAAPEHERARTWLDEQLSGTVAVGLPWPTLLAFVRLATNPVVVRHPVTPADAWRQIEDWFTCEPAWIPLPGGTHRDIVGGFLKAPWMTSRLVPDAHLAALAIEHGLTLHSTDGDFARFPGLKWENPLAV; via the coding sequence ATGAGGCTCGTCGACGCGAACCTGCTGCTCTATGCGGCGAACCACGCGGCGCCGGAGCACGAGCGCGCCCGCACGTGGCTGGACGAGCAGCTGAGCGGCACCGTGGCCGTCGGCCTTCCGTGGCCGACGCTGCTCGCCTTCGTGCGCCTGGCGACGAACCCCGTGGTGGTGCGCCACCCCGTCACGCCGGCCGACGCGTGGCGCCAGATCGAGGACTGGTTCACGTGTGAGCCGGCCTGGATTCCGCTGCCTGGCGGCACCCATCGCGACATCGTCGGCGGCTTCCTGAAGGCGCCGTGGATGACGAGCCGCCTGGTTCCGGATGCCCACCTCGCCGCGCTCGCGATCGAACACGGCCTCACGCTGCACTCCACCGATGGGGACTTCGCGAGGTTCCCCGGCCTGAAGTGGGAGAACCCGCTGGCCGTCTGA